A single region of the Sorghum bicolor cultivar BTx623 chromosome 9, Sorghum_bicolor_NCBIv3, whole genome shotgun sequence genome encodes:
- the LOC110430601 gene encoding uncharacterized protein LOC110430601 has translation MDAAALARRTRAVDELRCLSTVADMEAAALARRTRAVEELRRLSTVADMEAAALARRTRAVEELRCLSTVAESDGTTAKSLSTPAAAEQECDHFSLRGYVAMLQKKDPKLCSPHIFHNQPQYEHHDSSPVLVSKSYHRWDCPKCLDRVKVSGHRPTSI, from the exons ATGGATGCAGCCGCTCTTGCTCGTAGAACTAGAGCAGTGGACGAACTACGATGTCTATCTACAGTTGCCGATATGGAAGCAGCTGCTCTTGCTCGTAGAACTAGAGCAGTGGAGGAACTACGACGTCTATCTACAGTTGCCGATATGGAAGCAGCTGCTCTTGCTCGTAGAACTAGAGCAGTGGAGGAACTACGGTGTCTATCTACAGTTGCTGAATCTGATGGCACAACAGCAAAGAGTCTATcaacaccagcagcagcagagcagGAATGTGACCACTTCTCCCTGAG GGGATATGTTGCTATGCTTCAGAAGAAGGACCCAAAGCTTTGCTCTCCTCATATTTTCCATAATCAGCCACAATATGAGCACCATGATTCATCTCCAGTTTTGGTGTCAAAGTCGTATCATCGATGGGATTGCCCAAAATGTCTTGATAGAGTGAAAGTTTCAGGCCATAGACCTACATCGATCTGA
- the LOC110430113 gene encoding uncharacterized protein LOC110430113, giving the protein MRPQRLARCPDCCGHVPSAAPAILAVQPLSSPSTPPPRASSGPSSLLHARMGCRTHRVLPHCRRGHGDLFFLEVPPSASQRPWLLLLQLVGGQCLLLMATWLPVLRRRRAAAEFPCAIVALICAYLLDVKPWRWTLESG; this is encoded by the exons ATGCGACCTCAGCGTCTTGCCCGCTGTCCTGACTGTTGCGGACACGTCCCTAGCGCCGCACCAGCCATCCTCGCCGTTCAGCCTCTGTCCTCGCCGTCGACCCCGCCGCCGCGGGCATCTTCCGGTCCGTCGTCCCTGCTGCACGCTCGTATGGGTTGTCGTACGCACCGTGTTCTTCCTCATTGTAGGCGAGGGCACGGAGATCTCTTCTTCCTCGAGGTACCCCCATCTGCATCTCAG CGACCATGGCTGCTATTGCTACAACTTGTTGGGGGCCAATGTCTGCTACTGATGGCGACTTGGCTTCCGGTTCTAAGGAGGAGGAGGGCAGCGGCAGAGTTTCCTTGTGCAATAG TTGCTCTTATATGTGCGTACCTTCTTGATGTGAAGCCTTGGAGGTGGACGCTGGAATCTGGGTAA